In Gouania willdenowi unplaced genomic scaffold, fGouWil2.1 scaffold_174_arrow_ctg1, whole genome shotgun sequence, the sequence TGTATATTTACACTGGTTTCTACTCTCACACACAACTTTATcaataacatacagtattttcagTGGAATGATCTGTGCTTACGAACACTTGATAAATGAGGCTTCAGGTTCTTCACTTTCACAGTTATATATGTGTTTGAACCAGAACCCAAGCCCAGATTAAGTGGACGTGGACCTGAATCTGGACCAAGCTGTTTGTCCTTTCGAAATAGCCAGTCCATGGGCATAGaggttgtttgttttcttcctgatggtccaggttCTTCACACTCCACACTGATAACACCATTAAACATGACTCAGTGCACATTTGAAGTGGTGCTGATGTACatctcagcaaacagtggaaggtgaaagagaaaaggctttgtaggaatggtctccagtgtgtaggtgagtcttagacagagtgtgatcttcagatttgtgaaggattgaagacaaataaagcctcagtccaacagacttgttctcctgttcagtggaaacatgctgagatgttccacacgtgagctgagctccaaaggctgctccacactcactgcactgtggctctgcaggacatcacccactgttactgatgttcacatgatgttagctgagcttcctgtgctttcctccatctgctcctcagcatgtctgagtgtctgtgtcttctccacagcagcttggagggtgtggatggttcctctggagctgagccTGACTCCATTTTTACGGTGTGTATgtctacaaagacactaaacctgtgtcagcctgtgatcaaaccactgtacacacacacacacacacacacacacacacacacacacacacacacacacacacacacacacacacacacacacacacacacacacacacatatagggGGTGTATGGGGGGTGGAttgcttctaaattcatgcacaCCAGTCTAACACACgtgtgcctgcctaactttcactaaacttaccttATTTACGTatttaggtgtagtggcaggtgtggcatgagtgaagctatagcgatcaggtgaccttcactatgtactGTAGCACCGtctgcgtgacatgtaaacCGTTAAGCGTCCAGGTCAGCAGGCGTGTAGACACGTGCACGTccgtaagtgtgtgtgtgtgttgactgttgtatcctgtccaatcacagctaCAATCtgactcagaatcagaatcagaaatgtttaatagccaagtacagttttaaggacagtacaaggaatttgtcttggtagatggtgcacgaaacaaaaacaaaaaaaacaacaaaaacaagaacaaagaacaacccagcaacaataataataatagtgataaatataaaggatgagggatacataaaggatagatagagaaaaggataaataggatatatatatacacacacagtgcagcagataatgtcatcatggaggtggtggtgggttcagtgggtgactgggggtgtgttcatgtggatgtagcagagggaaagaagttgtttttgtgtctggaggttctggtcctgatgaaccgaaacctccttccagaagggagagattgaaatagtttatgaccggggtgggaggggtcggccacaatctttcctgcacgcctcagaatcctggaggcgtatagttcctggagggagggcagattgcagccgatgaccttctctgctgagtggatgatacgctgcagtctggccttgtccttggcgatagctgcagcgtaccagatggtgatggaggagcggatgatggagctgtagaagttcaccatcatctttgttggtagactgaacttcttcagctgccgcaggaagtacaacctctgctgagcttttttgatgagggagctgatgttctcattgttataactcaccctggtctttgatggaatgcagcggtcctcacagaagctgaagagtgtaacactacagtcactaccactttatgaacgggtgtcgtgacacagactgtaaccggactaaatgatGGTCCGTTTTACACTCACActcactgacacttgcacgcCTAACAATTTTTTCAAGTGTTTctatgtcacgtagacggtgatcgatagtgaaggtcATCTGATccctatagcttcactcacgccacacttgcgtctacgtgtgactgatgtttgttaggtgcacatccaggtgtggcgtaGGTGTGCATACAGACGTGTTgacgtgacttgtgcattgtgcccgtgtacccattctaagtctatgAGAAATGTAGATCAGACATACAGATGCGCAGGGTTTACGTGTGCGATAGACTGGTGCAcatgaatttagaagcgatccgacacacccacacacgcacacaggctCTCTGATGATTGGAGCAAGCCTTCACTCatcacctttaatgtgtttgtgttccagctgctggaggacaacatcatcagctttgttaaggctgaactcaaacacatgcagaagattgtggatggagatgatccagagtgctcagagagtcagatggagggtgaagatgaggagcagaggaggagcagggaggcctttctgaacatcacactgtatttcctgaagaggatgaagcaggaggagctggctgagcgtctgcagagcagtaagagcatgtgaacatcttcactgtgaggaacatcacatgaaggacacaaacttggcttttgtttttaaaagcacaaTTCAACCGgtcacatttaatctgaggaaccatccagactgagaacatcacacactttgatctccaatgttcaaacctgctctgacttctccattctaacattaagtttgtcttcattcaggaacaaaggCTCATCGATACCAACGTGAGCTGAAGTCCAAGCTGAAGAAGAAattccagtgtgtgtctgagggcgtggctaaagcaggaagtccaaccctcctgaaggagatcttcacagagctctacatcacagagggagggagTGGAGAGGTCAACCAGGAACACGAGGTCATGCAGATAGAAACAGCATCCAGGAGATCAGACACAGCAGAAAAAGCCATCACACTAGAAGAGCTCTTTAAAGCTCCTCCTGGAAgacctcgaccaatcaggacagtgatgacaaagggcgtggctggtgttgggaaaacactcttaacacacaagttcactgtGGACTGGGCTGAAGACAAAGCCCAGCAGGAGGTTCACTACACATTCCCACTGACCTTCAGAGAGCTGAATGTgttgagggggaggagcttcagcttggtgggacttgttgaacacttcttctctggaagcaaagaagcaggaatctgcagcttccaggacttcctggttttgttcatcttggatggtctggatgagtgtcggctccctctggacttcctcagcactcagaccctgactgatgtctcagagtccacctcagtggaggttctgctgataaacctcatcagaggagaaATGCTTCCATCAGCCCGCCTCTGGATAACCACACAgcctgcagcagccaatcagattcttcctgagtgtgtggacatggtgacagaggtcagagggttTACGGACCCTCAGAAGGACGAGTACTTCAGGAGGAGGTTcacagatgaggagcaggtcagcaggatcatgtcccacatcaggacgtGTCGTAGCCTCTACATCATGTGCCACAtcccgctcttctgctggatcactgctacagttctggaggacatgttgaagagcagagaggagagagagctGCCCAAGACTCTGACTCAAATCTACAGCCACTATGTGGTCcttcagaacaaagtcaagatggtgaagtttgatggaggagctgccacagatccacactggagtccacagagcagggagatgatggagtctctgggaaaactggcttttgagcagCTCCAGAAAGGAAAATTGATTTTCTATGAGAGTGACCTGACAGAGTGTGGCATGGACCTCAgagcagcctcagtgtgctcaggAGTGTTCACACAGGTCTTCAGAGAGGAGAGCAGCCTGTACCAGGACAAGGTGTTCACCTTCACCCACCTGAGCCTTCAGGAGTTTCTCGCTGCTCTTCATGTCCATCAGACCTTCATCAGCTCTAAAGTCAGCCTGCTGGAGCataaaccacagaagaagaagacctCCAAGAACTTTCTTCATGGTGGAGTTGAGCCTGACTTTAACCTTCTCCATCAGAGTGCTGTGGATGAGGCCTTACAAAGTCCAAATGGACACCTGGACTTGTTCCTCCGCTTCCtgctgggtctttcactgccaaccaatcagaggctcctacaaggcctgctgacacagacaggaagtgactcacagaccaatcagagaacagTTGAATACATCAAGGAAAAGCTGAGTGAGAGTTTGTCAACAGAGAGAAGCATCAACCTGTTCCACTGTTTGAATGAACTGAATGATCGCTCTCTGTTGGAGGAGATCCAACAGTCCATGAGATCAGGACGTCTCTCCAGACAAAGactgtctcctgctcagtggtcagctctggtcttcatcttactgtcatcacaAGAACATCTGGATGTCTTTGACCTGAAGAGATTCTGTCCTTCAGAGGACGCTTTTGTGAAGCTGCTCCCAGTGATCAAAGCCTCCAAGAAAGCTGAGTATGTGACTTTAGAAGAACATGTCTTTAGTTCTCTCACAAAACAACATCTGTAAGGTTTCTCTGATTCTTCATCAGGTTGAGTTtctgtggtctctcagagagaagctgtgcagctctgtcctcagtcctcagctctcagtccttcagtgtgaaacatctggacctgagtaacaacgatctgcaggattcaggagtggaGCTGCtctgtgaaggactgaagagtcctcactgtaaactggaccaTCTCCGGTCAGTGGGATCACAGTCAATCAAAGGACTCAACATTTATACAACCCTCAAATTGAAGCTGGACTTCTGTGACGTGTATAAAACAGAACTACTGAGAACTACTGagaattatacatatatatattatactgacTAATTGTTCattccaaaaatataaatatatcttataaaattacatttgaatctTATCTCAGACAACTTATCAAAGATGAATCATGTCATCTGCATTAGTAAAtgtaacaagagcactcagagagctcAAGTGTTCATTTGGACAGCACAtaatgatttagttttagtcatagtcttttgactaaaatgcaacttaattTCAGTCCATGTTAAAGCCTCAAAAAGGTAGACCACAACTgaacaaacaaagacacaactGAAGGACCACAACAAAGAGATTGTGCAAACAGGCCTTTTATTTCTAGGCTGAGCACTTTTTAATAAAGATGTGGGGGAGGTAGGGACCCATAGGTTGTTCCAAATCAATGtaattaataaaacataacCCCAGCCTATCAACCTCACTAATCTCAGcagaaacaaaaagaacttAAAAAGGCTGACTATATAATCTACAAGAAGAGTCTAAGTAAAAGTTTTGTCTAATGTTTATAGACACAACGCTACCTATGTGCTGTAAATGTAAGATACCCTGAATCCCGTACCTCCTTACAATGAACAACAGAAGTAGTTTCCTAAACCAGCACATGCAGTGTCAGGAGGGGGAGAGAGACTGAGACAATCTGACAGTCCTTTATAAAGACTTTCTCCAGTGATGATTGGTTCTACACAGCAGAGGAGAACCAATCAGCAGCTCCTGATCAGGTGGCTTCAAATGTTAGTCACTGAAAGACAGGGAGAGAAACAGCAAAACTCTGAAAAAACCTGCACCTAACACTCcacatttagtcatcaggactatttaaGTTATAGTCTAATTTTAGTCACTAAATGACAtgaagattttagtcgactaaatctattacagatatagtcgactaaaacatAAAGCATTagagtttattcatttttttaaatattcagttactgttgatcaacctgatatatgacggtattaatatttgtaaacacagacagattagaCGTGAGGGGTATTCCAAAAAGCGGGTTATGCTCAAACTCTGAGTTTGTTCaggctgaaatgagggaaactttgagtatcccattcctaaacgcgaggtatgttcttctctgagtatgctaccatggcaacattgtccgtgaactaaacctggtcgctggcaggttttatcaaagaaaccctgggtttctacctggctccgcccacctgaacaccatttttgaacactttaatgaaccttaacactcttctctgaaacacatgagtaacatcacacaccacagatgtgttcacatcattactaatgtgttgctttacattttttttttttgtgtgtgtgcaaatggtagttttctttctaacattgtagatgtagatccataactcactcagtgccattgcgtcatttgcgttttttcacaggGATTACTAGacaacaccctggcggaggtccctcatcaatatctaaactgtggggtgttgtagtgaccaactgtgccctgaagatggcagcagtacacatttagatgagagattagccactgatgctacccagcaaaggaggaagaagcaggaacgagtgagattatggcgctacggagtgacattgtgacgtatccagcagctcacagcaccacatactagcacagaacatgtatggacatgagtagattattgataatgttgcgatggtgagataaaaccatcaactaaccgagccaaacgggtcatcgctgcatgtcgggaggaggggggaggaggaggagggggggggcggtacaaaatacccccagcttgtgagccagatagcaaaataataggtgacatgtaggaggtagccgCGCACCTCTGGATGAGAAATCATccgtgctcagcagagctaagagggagaggaggaaaggcgtttacgagacagaaaatggcactacgGACGAGAGTTGACATTTccagcagcgcacagcagcgCATACTCGACCAGAACATGTGTGggactcatggatagtgtggcgatggtgagataaaccGGGGAttgcagtgacactctgcatgtacgggaggaagaggaagttgcgtgtgtgtagactgacgggagagaaacttggaggaatgccaaaatacagtaagaaatccattcaactctgacccagatagataaataataataattttgtcatcaaaagcctggtctcagtgttttatataaggaaacaatgttcagatgttagttgtcactaaagcaaaaaaaaaaaaaaagctttaaagtcactgacagggttttttagtaaaaggctgttttctcagctttttgctccgaaactgaagatttgtgtaaaatttACTCTATTCAaaggctgattacaaaagaacgaaacgggCCAGACACAAAttcttttttgatgaaagtagaggcttcaatctttcagaatctggtgtcagatttcagatagtcatagtagaaaatattctgtgggtctttaaattcagtcaaaatgctcaaaaacagctggcactgagaggggtagaaaatctgaaaatggctggcactgaatgagttaagtgaaacacactgagaggttgatctgcattaaaacatctactgacatctgtagtaaagttcactgaatacaaacctgtggataatataaaggaggagatcaCAGCTATTTGAAGATATGGTGGCGCAGTGAGTTGTGACGCTGCACTTGGAAGTGATGGGTCGCGGGTTCGCGttccgcttcagtgtttttttatgacattttttaggacgtcgagatgactctggcgacaatattacattaaaaatcaatataaatgatgcaatatcaagcagcatttactgtcaatatccagtgtaacaggagggctctcaatgttgccatcctatgctgctgacacgtctcctcagacacattttaatcatattattcaccgctcgtcacgtca encodes:
- the LOC114458734 gene encoding NACHT, LRR and PYD domains-containing protein 3-like, with the translated sequence MDQDTVKEQHEIQTEDQRTRKKLKTRHEHGPGPGPSCVSFRSDQSMHRPIKFKGGPSTDPRSLEGVDGSSGAEPDSIFTLLEDNIISFVKAELKHMQKIVDGDDPECSESQMEGEDEEQRRSREAFLNITLYFLKRMKQEELAERLQSRTKAHRYQRELKSKLKKKFQCVSEGVAKAGSPTLLKEIFTELYITEGGSGEVNQEHEVMQIETASRRSDTAEKAITLEELFKAPPGRPRPIRTVMTKGVAGVGKTLLTHKFTVDWAEDKAQQEVHYTFPLTFRELNVLRGRSFSLVGLVEHFFSGSKEAGICSFQDFLVLFILDGLDECRLPLDFLSTQTLTDVSESTSVEVLLINLIRGEMLPSARLWITTQPAAANQILPECVDMVTEVRGFTDPQKDEYFRRRFTDEEQVSRIMSHIRTCRSLYIMCHIPLFCWITATVLEDMLKSREERELPKTLTQIYSHYVVLQNKVKMVKFDGGAATDPHWSPQSREMMESLGKLAFEQLQKGKLIFYESDLTECGMDLRAASVCSGVFTQVFREESSLYQDKVFTFTHLSLQEFLAALHVHQTFISSKVSLLEHKPQKKKTSKNFLHGGVEPDFNLLHQSAVDEALQSPNGHLDLFLRFLLGLSLPTNQRLLQGLLTQTGSDSQTNQRTVEYIKEKLSESLSTERSINLFHCLNELNDRSLLEEIQQSMRSGRLSRQRLSPAQWSALVFILLSSQEHLDVFDLKRFCPSEDAFVKLLPVIKASKKAELSFCGLSERSCAALSSVLSSQSFSVKHLDLSNNDLQDSGVELLCEGLKSPHCKLDHLRLSSCDLSERSCAALSSVLSSQSSSVKHLDLSNNDLQDSGVEQLCKGLMSPHCKLDYLRLSFCGLSEKSCAALSSVLSSQSSSVKHLDLSNNNLQDSGVKLLCEGLKSPHCKLDPLSLSGCVITEVGGASLAAALSSNSSSVRELDLSYNHPGDSAVKLLSQRLHTLRADHGGEQRIKAGVRKYFCHIHLDTNSINRNLRLSDNNRMVTWVKEEELYSHHQDRFDHYWQVLCSTGLTGRCYWEVEWNGDVYIAVSYRGIRRKGYSNDCWFGFNNQSWSLECFSGSYSFRHNNVETRTSCPCGSSGRVGVYVDCPAGHLSFYEVSSDSLTLIHTVCTSFTDTLYPGFGFGFGSLSSIGSSVFLSPL